One genomic window of Tatumella citrea includes the following:
- a CDS encoding oxidative stress defense protein, whose translation MKLFQIVIPAILAGSLTSLAALAGEVPDSPHISTSGHASVQAKPDMATLSIVVQLTAQQAADAKKQVDARVAKYFDFLHSQGIENKDIDAANISTQPQYDYSKQGKPQLTGYQATRQVTVTVRNIDKLNDLLDGALKGGLNEIRSVTPGVADAARYQQQARQEAIKDAISQAQVLAAGFHAELGPVWSIQYHTENARPQPVMRMYALAKASADTTPQETYQQQSINFDDELNVVFELKPQPAATN comes from the coding sequence GTGAAATTATTTCAGATCGTTATCCCTGCCATTCTGGCGGGAAGTTTAACCTCACTAGCGGCGCTGGCCGGAGAAGTACCGGACTCACCGCATATCTCCACCTCCGGTCATGCTTCGGTTCAGGCAAAGCCGGATATGGCGACCCTCAGCATTGTGGTACAGCTGACAGCGCAACAGGCTGCTGATGCTAAAAAACAGGTGGATGCACGGGTCGCAAAATATTTTGATTTTCTGCACAGCCAGGGGATTGAGAATAAAGATATCGATGCAGCCAATATCAGTACCCAGCCGCAATATGATTACAGCAAGCAGGGGAAACCTCAGCTAACGGGTTATCAGGCGACCCGCCAGGTGACGGTTACAGTGAGGAATATTGATAAACTCAATGATCTGCTGGATGGTGCACTGAAAGGTGGTCTGAATGAAATCCGTTCAGTCACTCCCGGGGTAGCGGATGCTGCCCGTTATCAACAGCAGGCCCGGCAGGAAGCGATTAAAGATGCGATTAGTCAGGCTCAGGTTCTGGCCGCCGGTTTCCATGCAGAACTGGGGCCAGTCTGGAGCATTCAGTATCATACAGAGAATGCCCGTCCACAGCCGGTGATGCGGATGTATGCTCTGGCAAAAGCCAGCGCAGATACCACCCCGCAGGAAACCTATCAACAGCAGAGCATTAATTTTGATGACGAGCTGAACGTGGTATTTGAACTGAAACCACAACCTGCAGCGACGAACTAA
- a CDS encoding LysE family transporter, giving the protein MLFYLQGITLGAALILPLGPQNTLILNQGILRRYALMAASFCILSDVVLICAGVFGGSAVLQHSPLALQFITWAGCAFLLWYGWGTLRQALRPAVAGNDSQSVQQQRFKILLTLIAVTWLNPHVYLDTFVVLGSLGSQVPAESRVWFVLGAVTASVVWFYALALLASGLSPWLKQGRTQQVINLLVAAMMFYLAIRLGSEGVAMLRGAL; this is encoded by the coding sequence ATGTTATTCTATTTACAAGGAATTACCCTTGGGGCGGCGCTTATCCTGCCGTTGGGGCCACAAAATACACTGATTCTGAATCAGGGAATATTACGCCGCTATGCCCTGATGGCGGCCAGCTTTTGTATTCTGAGTGATGTGGTGCTGATTTGCGCGGGGGTATTTGGCGGCAGTGCCGTTCTGCAACACTCACCGCTGGCGCTGCAGTTTATCACCTGGGCGGGTTGTGCCTTTCTGTTGTGGTATGGATGGGGAACCTTACGCCAGGCCTTGCGTCCGGCAGTGGCAGGGAATGATTCGCAATCTGTTCAGCAACAGCGGTTTAAAATCCTGCTGACCTTAATTGCGGTTACCTGGCTTAATCCTCATGTCTACCTGGACACCTTTGTGGTGCTCGGTAGCCTGGGAAGCCAGGTTCCGGCAGAGTCCCGGGTGTGGTTTGTTCTGGGGGCTGTAACAGCATCGGTGGTCTGGTTTTATGCTCTGGCATTGCTGGCCAGCGGGTTGTCTCCGTGGCTTAAGCAGGGGCGTACCCAGCAGGTGATTAATCTGCTGGTCGCCGCCATGATGTTTTATCTGGCCATCAGACTGGGTAGCGAAGGCGTCGCTATGCTGCGTGGCGCATTGTAA
- a CDS encoding YecA/YgfB family protein, which yields MSLQNALPSFEALSATLSLQGVGMTASEMHGLISGIICGGNQDHSWKTLVHDLANDGMAFSQALSQPLQQLRDSVQQTLEDDGFMFRLLMPDESKTSVFERADALAGWVNHFLLGLGVTQPKLDKVTGETGEAIDDLRTIAQLGYDEDEDQEELEQSLEEVLEYVRVAAVLCYETFNHPQPTAPEVQKPTLH from the coding sequence ATGTCCTTACAGAACGCACTACCTTCTTTTGAAGCCTTATCTGCCACCTTGTCGTTGCAGGGCGTAGGTATGACCGCGTCAGAGATGCACGGTCTGATCAGCGGCATAATCTGTGGCGGCAATCAGGATCACAGCTGGAAAACCCTGGTCCATGACCTGGCGAACGACGGTATGGCTTTTTCCCAGGCCCTGTCACAGCCATTACAGCAACTACGTGACTCAGTTCAGCAAACGCTGGAAGATGACGGCTTTATGTTCCGCTTATTAATGCCCGATGAAAGTAAAACCAGCGTGTTTGAACGTGCTGATGCGCTGGCCGGCTGGGTCAATCACTTCCTGCTGGGGCTGGGAGTGACTCAGCCTAAACTGGATAAAGTGACCGGCGAAACCGGTGAAGCCATTGATGATCTGCGTACCATCGCACAGTTGGGGTACGATGAAGATGAAGATCAGGAAGAGCTGGAGCAATCGCTGGAAGAAGTGTTGGAATACGTAAGGGTAGCTGCGGTACTGTGCTACGAAACCTTTAATCATCCACAACCAACAGCACCGGAAGTACAGAAACCCACGTTGCATTAA
- the zapA gene encoding cell division protein ZapA has translation MSAQPVDIQIFGRSLRVNCPPEQQEALTAAAADLDQRLQDLKVRTRVNNTEQLVFIAALNICHELAQEKNKTRDYASNMEQRIRMLQQTIEQALVEQGRITDRQGPKFE, from the coding sequence ATGTCTGCGCAACCAGTAGATATTCAGATATTTGGTCGTTCGTTAAGAGTTAATTGTCCGCCGGAACAGCAGGAAGCGTTAACTGCGGCAGCAGCTGACCTTGACCAGCGCTTACAGGACCTGAAAGTCCGAACCCGGGTAAACAACACCGAACAGTTGGTGTTTATCGCTGCGTTAAACATCTGTCATGAGTTAGCGCAGGAAAAGAACAAGACCCGTGATTACGCATCGAATATGGAACAACGTATTCGTATGTTACAGCAGACTATTGAGCAGGCTTTAGTCGAGCAGGGTCGGATCACTGATCGTCAGGGTCCAAAATTCGAATAA
- a CDS encoding NAD(P)-dependent oxidoreductase, with protein sequence MEYGLIGLGAMGRGIAGRLLAAGHTVKCWTRSGNVMPGIIAVKTPAEVFQTDAVLTMLSDDAAIREVVFASDFFSLCRPGVIHVVSSTLSVAMSEQLTDYHREAGIGFIAAPVLGRPDVAARGELNILAAGDPDLIARAEPLFQAIGRKVWSLGDHPPAAHAAKIACNMMIAMSIEAMAEAVALTDVNGVPRSDFFELILGTLFGGRSYQVYSQLIAEGEYVPGFKANLGLKDLNLATEAATQLAAPLPMLSAVHQQMSRAIEAGGGERDWSIMADYTLRSSQPKKPG encoded by the coding sequence ATGGAGTATGGCTTAATTGGATTAGGGGCTATGGGCCGTGGAATTGCTGGCCGGTTACTGGCGGCAGGGCACACTGTGAAATGCTGGACCCGTTCCGGCAATGTTATGCCGGGGATTATAGCGGTGAAAACTCCGGCAGAAGTATTCCAGACTGATGCTGTACTGACGATGCTGTCTGATGATGCAGCAATTCGCGAAGTGGTCTTTGCCAGTGATTTCTTCAGCCTGTGTCGGCCAGGGGTAATTCATGTCGTCAGTTCCACACTGTCTGTGGCTATGTCAGAACAACTGACAGACTACCATCGTGAGGCTGGAATCGGCTTTATTGCGGCCCCGGTACTGGGCCGCCCGGATGTTGCTGCCCGGGGGGAACTGAATATCCTTGCGGCTGGTGATCCGGATTTAATTGCCAGGGCTGAGCCGCTGTTTCAGGCAATCGGCAGAAAAGTATGGTCTCTGGGGGATCATCCTCCTGCCGCTCATGCTGCCAAAATTGCCTGTAACATGATGATTGCGATGTCTATTGAAGCAATGGCAGAGGCAGTCGCTCTGACTGATGTAAACGGAGTACCCCGTAGTGACTTCTTTGAACTGATTCTGGGCACTCTGTTTGGAGGGAGATCTTACCAGGTTTATTCTCAGCTGATTGCCGAAGGCGAATATGTACCCGGCTTTAAAGCTAATCTTGGATTGAAAGATCTCAATCTCGCCACTGAAGCTGCGACACAACTGGCAGCGCCATTACCTATGTTGTCAGCAGTCCATCAGCAAATGTCACGCGCTATTGAGGCTGGGGGCGGGGAGCGAGACTGGTCCATTATGGCAGACTACACGTTGCGTTCCAGTCAGCCTAAAAAACCTGGATAA
- the rpiA gene encoding ribose-5-phosphate isomerase RpiA, producing MSRDELKKAVGWAALKYVQPGTVVGVGTGTTAAHFIDALATIKHDIEGAVSSSEASTEKLLSYGIQVFDLNTIDRLSVYVDGADEINPQMQMIKGGGAALTREKIVAAVADKFICIADDTKQVDVLGRFPLPVEVIPMARSYVARQLVKMGGLPEYRQNVLTDNGNIILDVHNLSIVNPRELEIMINALPGVVTVGLFAARGADVALIGTDNGVITLTKDD from the coding sequence ATGAGCCGGGATGAACTTAAAAAAGCGGTAGGCTGGGCAGCACTGAAGTATGTTCAGCCGGGAACAGTGGTCGGTGTAGGTACCGGCACCACTGCAGCCCATTTTATCGATGCATTAGCGACAATAAAACATGACATCGAAGGAGCGGTTTCCAGCTCCGAAGCCTCGACAGAAAAATTACTTAGCTATGGAATTCAGGTTTTTGACCTGAATACTATCGATCGTTTGTCGGTGTATGTTGATGGTGCAGATGAAATTAACCCGCAGATGCAAATGATCAAAGGTGGCGGGGCCGCACTGACCCGTGAAAAAATTGTCGCCGCAGTGGCGGATAAATTTATCTGTATTGCTGATGACACTAAACAGGTCGATGTACTGGGACGTTTTCCCCTGCCGGTTGAAGTCATTCCGATGGCAAGATCTTATGTAGCCCGTCAGTTAGTCAAAATGGGGGGACTGCCGGAGTATCGTCAGAATGTGCTGACTGATAACGGTAATATTATTCTCGATGTTCATAATCTGAGTATCGTAAATCCACGCGAACTGGAAATTATGATTAATGCACTGCCGGGTGTAGTAACAGTAGGACTGTTTGCTGCCAGGGGGGCTGATGTGGCGTTGATTGGTACCGATAACGGCGTGATTACACTGACTAAAGACGACTGA
- a CDS encoding LysR family transcriptional regulator ArgP — protein MKRPDYRTLQALDAVIRERGFERAAQKLCITQSAVSQRIKQLENLFGQPLLVRTVPPRPTEQGQKLLALLHQVEMLEEQWLADETGGSTPLLLSIAVNADSLATWLLPALKDVLADSPVRLNLQVEDESRTQERLRRGEVVGAVSIQPQALPSCLVDQLGALDYLFVASPEFAKRYFPNGVTRSALLKAPAVAFDHLDDMHQAFLQQYFDLPPGSVPCHIVNSSEAFVQLARQGSVCCMIPHLQIGGELARGELVDLTPGLYQRRMLYWHRFAPESRLMRRVTDALLEHGHGVLRQDDFPASDNSPTGQAR, from the coding sequence ATGAAACGCCCGGATTACCGAACCCTTCAGGCCCTGGATGCAGTTATTCGCGAGCGCGGCTTTGAACGTGCCGCACAAAAACTTTGTATTACCCAGTCTGCAGTATCGCAGCGAATTAAACAGCTTGAGAATCTGTTTGGCCAACCGTTACTGGTGCGCACTGTACCGCCACGCCCGACCGAACAGGGCCAGAAGTTACTGGCGTTACTGCATCAGGTTGAAATGCTGGAAGAACAGTGGCTGGCCGATGAAACCGGAGGCAGTACACCGCTGTTGCTGTCAATTGCGGTCAACGCCGACAGTCTGGCAACCTGGCTGTTACCCGCCCTGAAAGATGTGCTGGCAGACTCACCGGTACGTCTGAACTTACAGGTAGAAGATGAAAGCCGCACTCAGGAACGCTTACGGCGGGGTGAAGTAGTAGGTGCCGTCAGTATCCAGCCTCAGGCCCTGCCCAGCTGTCTTGTCGATCAGCTCGGTGCACTCGATTATCTGTTTGTTGCGTCGCCGGAATTCGCCAAACGCTATTTCCCAAACGGAGTCACCCGTTCTGCACTGCTGAAAGCTCCGGCGGTCGCGTTCGACCACCTGGATGATATGCATCAGGCTTTCCTGCAGCAATATTTCGATTTACCACCGGGCAGTGTTCCCTGTCATATCGTCAATTCGTCCGAAGCCTTTGTTCAGTTGGCCAGACAAGGTTCAGTCTGTTGTATGATCCCACATCTGCAGATTGGTGGTGAATTAGCCCGCGGCGAGCTGGTTGATTTAACCCCCGGGCTTTATCAACGGCGGATGCTGTACTGGCACCGTTTTGCCCCTGAAAGCCGGTTAATGCGACGGGTAACTGACGCGCTACTGGAACATGGCCACGGAGTATTACGACAGGACGATTTCCCGGCCAGTGACAATTCTCCCACCGGCCAGGCTCGCTAA
- the ubiH gene encoding 2-octaprenyl-6-methoxyphenyl hydroxylase, translated as MSMIIAGGGMTGATLALAVSYLTDGKLPVTLIEATTPGERGHPGFDGRAIALAAGTCQQLQNIGVWPSLADCATPITDIHVSDRGHPGYVGISQREYGVPALGNVIELHEAGQRLFERLKKARGVTVVCPAQVTEVQRKAEQVTVSLDNGQQLTGSMLVVANGSGSSLASGCGVDWQKEDYQQLAVIANVTTSEPPRGRAYERFTTDGPLALLPMSGNRFSLVWSLPVEHRDEVRQWSEQQFLEHLQQAFGWRQGRFLHCGKRDYYPLVLQQATEITRHRLALVGNAAQTLHPIAGQGFNLGLRDVMTLAETVAQAQAAGQDIGSYQVLDQYRQRRLPDRRKTVAITDGLVRLFSNQDLPLIIGRNAGLSVMGKLPWLKHQLAGRTLGWVKR; from the coding sequence ATGAGCATGATAATTGCGGGGGGAGGAATGACCGGTGCAACACTGGCACTGGCCGTTTCTTACCTGACCGATGGAAAACTTCCTGTCACTCTGATTGAAGCGACAACGCCGGGTGAGCGTGGCCATCCCGGTTTTGACGGCCGGGCCATTGCACTGGCTGCTGGTACTTGTCAGCAACTGCAGAATATTGGCGTCTGGCCTTCTTTAGCTGACTGCGCGACTCCGATCACTGATATTCATGTCAGTGATCGCGGACATCCGGGTTATGTGGGGATTAGCCAGCGTGAATACGGGGTGCCGGCGCTGGGTAATGTCATTGAACTGCATGAAGCAGGTCAGCGGCTGTTTGAGCGGCTAAAAAAAGCCCGGGGTGTTACGGTGGTTTGCCCAGCTCAGGTCACAGAAGTTCAGCGCAAAGCAGAACAGGTGACAGTCAGCCTGGATAACGGCCAGCAACTTACCGGCAGTATGCTGGTGGTGGCAAATGGTTCAGGATCGTCGCTGGCGTCAGGCTGTGGTGTTGACTGGCAAAAAGAGGATTATCAGCAGCTGGCAGTCATCGCTAATGTGACCACCAGTGAGCCTCCCCGGGGCCGTGCTTATGAGCGTTTTACCACCGACGGGCCACTGGCACTGTTACCGATGTCCGGAAATCGTTTCTCGCTGGTCTGGAGCCTCCCGGTGGAACACCGTGATGAGGTTCGGCAGTGGAGTGAACAGCAATTTCTTGAACATCTGCAACAGGCTTTTGGCTGGCGTCAGGGGCGGTTTCTGCATTGTGGTAAACGCGATTATTATCCGCTGGTATTACAGCAGGCGACTGAGATTACCCGCCACCGGCTGGCACTGGTGGGGAATGCCGCACAGACACTTCATCCCATTGCCGGGCAGGGGTTTAACCTCGGCCTGCGCGATGTGATGACCCTGGCCGAAACCGTAGCTCAGGCTCAGGCCGCAGGCCAGGATATTGGCAGTTATCAGGTACTGGATCAGTACCGCCAGCGGCGTCTGCCGGATCGGCGGAAAACGGTCGCTATTACCGACGGACTGGTCAGGTTATTTTCTAATCAGGACCTGCCGTTAATTATCGGCCGCAATGCCGGGTTAAGCGTCATGGGTAAACTGCCGTGGCTTAAACATCAACTGGCCGGACGGACTCTGGGCTGGGTAAAACGTTAA
- the serA gene encoding phosphoglycerate dehydrogenase, whose product MAKVSLEKDKIKFLLVEGVHQTALDNLRAAGYTNIEFHKGALDTEALKESIRDAHFIGIRSRSQLTEEVFAAAEKLVAVGCFCIGTNQVDLDAAGKRGIPVFNAPFSNTRSVAELVIGELLLLLRGIPEANAKAHRGIWNKNAKGSFEARGKKLGIVGYGHIGMQLGVLAESLGMHVFFYDVEDKLPLGNATQVKGLHDLLAMSDVVTLHVPETPNTQNMIGAEELAAMKKGGLLINASRGTVIDIPALCEALASKHVGGAAIDVYPVEPATNSDPFISPLCEFDNVILTPHIGGSTEEAQENIGLEVSGKLIKYSDNGSTLSAVNFPEVSLPAHAASASRLLHIHENRPGVLTAINQIFAEQGINIMGQYLQTTPYMGYVVIDIDAPQEVADKALEAMKGIQGTLRARLLY is encoded by the coding sequence ATGGCAAAGGTATCACTCGAGAAAGATAAAATTAAGTTCCTGCTGGTGGAAGGTGTCCATCAGACAGCACTGGATAATTTACGCGCAGCAGGTTACACCAACATCGAATTCCACAAAGGAGCGCTGGATACTGAAGCCCTGAAAGAGTCGATTCGTGATGCGCACTTTATCGGTATCCGTTCCCGTTCCCAGTTAACCGAAGAAGTTTTCGCTGCGGCCGAAAAACTGGTCGCTGTCGGCTGCTTCTGTATCGGAACCAACCAGGTTGATCTGGATGCTGCCGGTAAACGTGGTATTCCGGTATTTAATGCACCGTTCTCAAACACTCGTTCTGTGGCAGAACTGGTGATTGGTGAACTGCTGCTGTTGCTGCGTGGAATTCCTGAAGCCAATGCCAAAGCTCACCGTGGTATCTGGAATAAAAATGCCAAAGGTTCCTTCGAAGCCCGTGGTAAAAAACTGGGGATCGTGGGTTACGGTCATATCGGCATGCAGCTGGGAGTGTTGGCGGAAAGCCTGGGTATGCATGTGTTCTTCTATGATGTGGAAGACAAACTGCCGTTAGGTAATGCCACTCAGGTGAAAGGATTGCACGACCTGCTGGCAATGAGCGATGTGGTCACTCTGCATGTTCCTGAAACACCGAACACCCAAAATATGATTGGTGCTGAAGAACTGGCCGCGATGAAAAAAGGCGGATTGTTGATCAATGCCTCACGCGGAACTGTTATCGATATCCCGGCGTTGTGTGAAGCTCTGGCCAGCAAACATGTCGGTGGGGCTGCCATCGATGTTTACCCGGTCGAACCTGCGACGAACAGCGATCCGTTTATCTCTCCGCTGTGTGAGTTTGATAACGTGATCCTGACGCCACATATCGGCGGTTCTACCGAGGAAGCTCAGGAAAATATCGGCCTGGAAGTCTCAGGTAAATTAATCAAATACTCTGACAATGGTTCTACCCTGTCAGCGGTTAATTTCCCGGAAGTCTCTCTGCCAGCCCATGCTGCCAGTGCCAGCCGTCTGTTGCATATCCATGAAAACCGTCCGGGTGTACTGACCGCAATTAACCAGATTTTTGCGGAGCAGGGCATCAACATCATGGGTCAGTATCTGCAGACTACCCCGTATATGGGTTATGTGGTTATCGATATCGATGCTCCGCAGGAAGTTGCGGATAAAGCTCTGGAAGCAATGAAAGGTATTCAGGGAACACTGCGTGCCCGTCTGCTGTACTAA
- a CDS encoding 5-formyltetrahydrofolate cyclo-ligase, translating into MDSTVTPLPDNQRQQIRSEIRRRRKALSDDQQRLAAQQAAQQALSFPPLTQANKVAVFLSVDGELDTRPLIELLWQRGQQVYLPVLHPFSAGNLLFIRYLPETPLTPNRLRIPEPPLDIRQMATLDELEVILVPLVAFDVHGQRLGMGGGYYDRTLQHWQQHGCLPAGYAHNCQQVGELPVAGWDIPLPALITPDKVWQWPTGRNSF; encoded by the coding sequence ATGGACAGCACTGTGACCCCCTTACCTGACAATCAACGCCAGCAGATCCGTAGCGAAATCCGCCGCCGCCGCAAAGCCCTGAGCGATGATCAACAACGGCTGGCAGCACAACAGGCGGCCCAACAGGCGCTCAGTTTTCCGCCGTTGACTCAGGCAAATAAAGTGGCGGTGTTTCTGTCGGTAGATGGTGAGCTGGATACCCGCCCGCTGATCGAATTGCTGTGGCAGAGAGGCCAGCAGGTTTATTTGCCGGTTCTGCATCCGTTTTCAGCCGGTAATTTGCTGTTTATTCGCTACCTGCCGGAAACCCCGCTGACGCCTAACCGGCTGCGGATCCCTGAACCTCCGTTAGATATCCGTCAGATGGCCACTCTGGACGAATTAGAGGTTATTCTGGTGCCACTGGTGGCGTTTGATGTTCACGGGCAACGGCTGGGGATGGGCGGAGGATATTACGATCGGACACTTCAGCACTGGCAACAACATGGCTGCCTGCCAGCCGGCTATGCCCATAACTGTCAACAGGTCGGGGAGTTGCCGGTAGCAGGCTGGGATATCCCGCTACCGGCGCTGATTACCCCGGATAAGGTGTGGCAGTGGCCAACCGGTCGCAACAGCTTCTGA
- a CDS encoding EthD family reductase gives MHNLSSQVIVYVTYQGTADSRFDRLYYTEHHLPLVMQAWQQYGLESVSAFFPTHSQNGTLAICECIFRDEQAVQQAFNAEDVLGVMQDVPKFTDLIPARIRGVSL, from the coding sequence ATGCACAATTTATCATCACAGGTTATCGTCTATGTTACTTACCAGGGCACTGCCGACAGCCGTTTTGATCGTCTTTACTACACTGAGCACCATCTGCCGCTGGTCATGCAGGCATGGCAGCAGTACGGTCTGGAGAGTGTCAGTGCTTTCTTTCCGACACATTCACAGAACGGCACTCTGGCAATTTGCGAATGCATTTTTCGTGATGAACAGGCTGTTCAGCAGGCATTTAATGCCGAGGATGTGCTCGGCGTAATGCAGGACGTCCCGAAGTTTACCGATCTTATTCCTGCCCGCATTCGCGGCGTATCTTTGTAA
- the pepP gene encoding Xaa-Pro aminopeptidase — protein sequence MITLENYQQRRQSLLAKMVPGSAALIFAAPEVTRSRDTEYLFRQNSDFWYFTGFNEPEALLVLIKSDENHNHSVLFNRVRDLNAEIWFGRRLGQQAAPEKLGVDKALPWDDLDQQLSQLLNGLDVIYHAPGEYPFADLKLSAALGTLRNGSRQNLHAPSTITDWRPWVHEMRLFKDAEEIAILRKTGKISALAHQRAMETCRPGMFEYQLEGEILHEFSRHGSRFASYNTIVGGGENGCILHYTENESELRDGDLVLIDAGCELYGYAGDITRTFPVNGRFSPAQRQIYDIVLASLEHALSVYRPGISIREVNDQVIRIMVTGLVALGVMQGDVDTLIAENAHRQFYMHGLGHWMGLDVHDVGDYGSPSRERLLEPGMVLTVEPGLYIAPDADVPAQYRGIGIRIEDDILITEHGHENLTDTVVKTADDIEALMAAARQSHQ from the coding sequence GTGATTACTCTGGAAAATTATCAACAACGTCGCCAGTCATTACTGGCCAAAATGGTGCCCGGTAGTGCCGCCTTAATCTTTGCAGCCCCGGAAGTCACCCGCAGCCGTGACACTGAATATCTGTTTCGCCAGAACAGTGATTTCTGGTATTTCACCGGATTTAACGAGCCGGAAGCGTTGCTGGTATTGATTAAAAGCGATGAAAATCATAATCACAGTGTACTGTTTAACCGTGTTCGTGATCTGAATGCCGAAATCTGGTTTGGCCGTCGTCTGGGGCAACAAGCCGCCCCGGAAAAACTGGGTGTCGATAAGGCGCTGCCCTGGGATGACCTGGACCAACAACTCTCACAGTTGCTGAATGGTCTGGATGTTATCTATCACGCACCGGGAGAGTATCCGTTTGCTGACCTGAAATTGTCTGCGGCACTCGGGACTCTGCGCAACGGCAGCCGGCAGAACCTGCATGCCCCGTCAACCATCACCGACTGGCGGCCGTGGGTCCATGAAATGCGGCTGTTTAAAGATGCCGAAGAGATAGCCATTCTGCGTAAAACCGGAAAAATTTCGGCGTTAGCGCACCAACGCGCGATGGAAACCTGCCGTCCGGGGATGTTTGAATATCAGCTGGAAGGCGAAATCCTGCATGAGTTCAGTCGCCACGGATCCCGGTTTGCCTCGTATAACACTATCGTGGGCGGTGGTGAAAATGGCTGCATTCTGCACTACACCGAAAATGAGAGCGAGTTACGCGACGGTGATTTAGTACTGATTGATGCCGGATGTGAACTCTATGGTTATGCCGGTGACATTACCAGAACGTTCCCGGTGAACGGTCGTTTCAGCCCGGCACAACGACAGATTTATGACATTGTACTGGCCTCTCTGGAACACGCCTTGTCGGTCTACCGGCCCGGCATCAGTATCCGTGAAGTCAATGATCAGGTCATACGGATAATGGTGACCGGCCTGGTGGCGCTGGGCGTGATGCAGGGAGATGTGGATACCCTGATTGCTGAAAATGCCCATCGACAGTTTTATATGCACGGGCTGGGTCACTGGATGGGGCTGGATGTGCACGATGTTGGTGACTACGGTTCACCTTCCCGTGAGCGATTGCTGGAACCTGGCATGGTACTGACTGTTGAGCCGGGGCTTTACATTGCACCGGATGCCGATGTTCCTGCACAATATCGCGGAATTGGTATAAGAATTGAAGACGATATCCTGATTACTGAGCACGGTCATGAAAACCTGACTGATACTGTAGTAAAAACAGCGGATGATATTGAAGCACTGATGGCCGCGGCCAGACAGTCACACCAGTAA
- the mscS gene encoding small-conductance mechanosensitive channel MscS, with protein sequence MQDLNVVDSIHNAGSWLARNQELLLSYAVNVAAALAILFVGFIIARVLSNGFNKLLLARSIDQTVADFLSVLVRYVIIAFTLIAALSRVGVQTASVIAVLGAVGLAVGLALQGSLSNFAAGVLLVTFRPFRVGEFVDIGGASGTVVSVQIFSTTLRTSDGNIVVVPNGGIISSKIINYNREPLSRSHFIIGVSYDADIDQVFTVLRQVVEAEQRVIKDKPIVVALNEMGASTLNVIVRCWTTYNDQTQTYWDLMAAFKRALDANSIGIPYPQMDVHIINPPAARAEEKA encoded by the coding sequence ATGCAAGACTTAAACGTCGTTGACAGCATTCACAATGCCGGCAGTTGGCTGGCACGTAATCAGGAACTGTTACTGAGCTATGCGGTAAACGTTGCCGCGGCGCTGGCTATTTTGTTTGTTGGTTTTATTATTGCCCGGGTATTATCTAATGGCTTTAACAAACTCCTGCTGGCGCGCAGTATTGACCAAACCGTCGCCGACTTTTTATCGGTGCTGGTGCGCTATGTCATCATTGCCTTCACGCTGATTGCCGCACTGAGCCGCGTCGGAGTTCAGACCGCTTCGGTGATTGCGGTATTGGGTGCCGTAGGTTTAGCCGTGGGTCTGGCATTGCAGGGATCCCTGTCAAACTTTGCAGCAGGTGTACTGCTGGTGACTTTCCGTCCGTTCCGCGTGGGTGAATTTGTGGATATCGGCGGGGCCTCCGGTACCGTGGTGAGTGTGCAAATTTTCTCAACTACGCTGCGTACCTCCGACGGCAACATTGTAGTGGTGCCTAACGGTGGAATTATCTCGAGCAAAATCATCAACTATAATCGTGAACCTCTAAGCCGTAGCCATTTCATTATTGGTGTATCGTACGATGCGGATATTGATCAGGTCTTTACGGTATTACGTCAGGTGGTCGAAGCTGAACAGCGTGTCATTAAAGACAAACCGATCGTGGTGGCGCTGAATGAAATGGGCGCATCAACACTGAATGTGATTGTCCGTTGCTGGACCACTTATAACGATCAGACTCAGACTTACTGGGATCTGATGGCTGCCTTTAAACGGGCGCTGGATGCCAACAGTATTGGTATTCCTTATCCGCAGATGGATGTGCATATCATCAATCCTCCGGCGGCAAGGGCTGAAGAAAAAGCGTAA